A stretch of DNA from Streptococcus sp. NPS 308:
TGTTTGTTTGATTTTGGTGTCACTTGGAACAGAAGGCTTGACCGCTATCTTCGAATCAGGGAAAGCTTTTGGTCAATGGTTAGTTGGATTGGTTTAGTTTAGAAAGAGGTTGAATATGAAAAAGAAACGTGAATTGTTATTTTTAATGGCTTTGATCTTGGGAGGCTTCTTGGGCATGCTTGCAGGGATGTTTAAGGCCTATACCGAAAACTATGGAAGCATTTTAGATGTCAAAACCGTGATTCCATGGATATCATCTATTTGTTTACTGTTAGGTTTCATTAGTATGTTTTTGACTTTCGATTTCTTAAAGAAAAGCAGAAAATTTCACTCCTTGTATCAAGAGGAAATGGATGATGATCTGAATGAAACCTATTATGTACAAATGTATCGTAATCTCGAGTTTGGAACTATTGCTTTTAATAGTGCAAGCGTAGCGATTTTTTTGGCTCTATTCATTTCAGGAAGTGAAGTAATTGTACTAAATGTAAGCCACCTAACCTTATCTCTTTCTTTTTTGGCATTAGTGTTGGTTTTCAATGCTCAAAAATATCTCTATAAGACCATTGCAATCGTTCGTCAGTTTGATTTGGAATTCTTCTCTACACCAAAGGATGTCTTGGACTACGTAAACTCCTATGATGAAGGGGAGCGTCAGGCTAATTTGGAACAAAGTTTTCGAATTTTATTCCAATTAAATCAGTATGTCTTACCAGGTCTCTATTTTTTGATTGGTATCTTTTCTTTATTGACAGGAGAGATTCAGTTACTAGCCTTCTTGCTTGTAGGAGCGATCCATATTTATATCAATGTGATGCAATTACCTATGGTAAAACGTTATTTCAAATAGGAGATCTTTATGAAAATACTTAAAAATCTTGGCTGGTTTCTTCTAGCTGTTCTATCCTTTTTCTTTGGTTATGGTCTGGTTCAGAGTATGGCGTTGTCAGCTCTTGGACTAGGGGCTTCGATCTTTGGAGTCTTACCACTTTATGTCGCCCTGTCAGGGGCCTATGTTTATGGAGTTTACAGATGGTATCAGACAGAAAAGGTTAGCATCCAGACGACTGCTTTTAATCGTTATATCTGGTTGCCTACCCTGGTTTTGCTAGTGGCGATTACGGCCCAGTTCTTTTTGCCAGATGATCCGTCGGTCAATCAACAAATCGTATCTCAACTGACAGTCGCACAGCCTGTATTTGGATTCTTTATGGTGGTAGTCTTTGCTCCTCTGACGGAAGAACTGATTTTTAGAGGGATGTTAGCGCGCTATCTCTTTCCTAAGCAGACTAATAGTAAACAGACAGCTCTGTTTCTCCTTGTATCAAGTGTGCTCTTTGCCTTGATTCATTTTCCAGGGACTTTGCAACAGTTTTTCGTCTATGCTAGTCTGGGATTGAGTTTAGGACTGGCTTATGTGAGCCGAAAAGGACTTCTTTATAGCATTTCTTTACATGCTTTGAATAATTTAATCGGCTTTTTGATGATACTCATGCTATAATAGAGTCAGGAGGTCACATGAAACGAGTAATTTTATTAGCAGTGATACAGGCAGTCGTTCTCTTCTTTATTATCGGGGGGCTTGCCTATGCCTTTAAAGGCGATTTCTTCTACAACAATCTAGCAGTGATTTTTGCACCTATTGCAGGAATCATGCGCTTTGCGACGGCCTATGCAACAGCGATTGTTCTGCCTAAAAAAGCGGCTGAAATCGCAGAAAAACGCAAAGAAGGCCAAGAATCAAAATAAGAAAATCCGATGGCATCTTCATCGGATTTTTTGATGTTGTCACGATTTTTTAGCTCTTCGTTTTGATTTTTACAGACAATCAAACTTTTCTGCTGATTTTCATGAAGAGCCTGCGCTTTTATGGTAAAATAGTAACAGAATAAAAGAGGAGAGAAGAAATGAAACGTAGTATGTATGCTGGTCGTGTTCGTGAGGAACACATCGGACAAGAAATCACCTTGAAAGGCTGGGTTGCCCGTCGGCGTGACTTGGGCGGTTTGATCTTTATCGATCTTCGTGACCGTGAAGGAATCATGCAGTTGGTCATCAACCCCGAGAGGGTCTCAGCTGAAGTCATGGCAACAGCTGAAAGCCTTCGTAGTGAGTTTGTCATCGAGGTGACGGGTCAGGTTGCTGCGCGTGAACAGGCCAATGATAAATTGGCGACGGGAGCAGTTGAATTGAACGTGACAGCCCTTACTGTACTCAATACAGCTAAAACAACACCATTTGAGATTAAAGACGGGATTGAGGCAAACGATGATACACGTTTGCGTTATCGTTACCTTGACCTTCGTCGTCCAGAGATGTTGGAAAACCTTAAACTTCGTGCTAAGGTGACCCATTCTATCCGCAACTACTTGGATGAGTTAGAGTTCATCGATGTGGAAACACCCTTCCTTTCTAAGTCAACACCAGAAGGAGCGCGTGACTATTTGGTGCCATCTCGTGTCAATAAAGGGCATTTTTACGCCCTTCCTCAAAGTCCGCAGATTACAAAACAGCTCTTGATGAATGCTGGTTTTGACCGTTACTACCAAATCGTTAAATGTTTCCGTGATGAGGACTTGCGTGGAGACCGTCAGCCTGAGTTTACCCAGGTCGACTTGGAAACTTCCTTCCTTACGGAGCAAGAAATCCAAGATATTACAGAAGGCTTGATTGCGCGCGTGATGAGGGAAACAAAAGGAATTGAAGTGACGCTTCCATTCCCTCGTATGAAGTATGACGATGCTATGGCCCTTTATGGTTCTGACAAACCAGATACGCGTTTTGAGATGTTGCTTCAGGATTTGACAGCAGTGGTTAAGGATGTGGACTTCAAGGTCTTTTCAGAAGCTCCTGCAGTTAAAGCCATTGTAGTCAAAGGAGCTGCGGACAACTATTCACGTAAAGACATCGACAAGATGACCGAAGTAGCCAAGCAGTACGGTGCCAAAGGTCTTGCTTGGGTCAAGGTTGTGGATGGAGAATTGAACGGACCAGTTGCTAAGTTCTTGACGGACATTCAAGCAGAGTTGACAAATGCCCTTGGTTTAGAAGACAAGGATTTGGTTCTCTTTGTGGCGGATACACTTGAAGTGGCGAATGCAACCCTTGGTGCCCTTCGTGGTCGTATTGCTAAAGAGCTCAGCTTGATTGACAGCGACAAATTCAACTTCCTTTGGGTGGTTGATTGGCCAATGTTTGAATGGTCTGAAGAAGAAGGCCGTTATATGAGTGCCCACCATCCATTTACCCTTCCGC
This window harbors:
- a CDS encoding DUF3169 family protein, with the translated sequence MKKKRELLFLMALILGGFLGMLAGMFKAYTENYGSILDVKTVIPWISSICLLLGFISMFLTFDFLKKSRKFHSLYQEEMDDDLNETYYVQMYRNLEFGTIAFNSASVAIFLALFISGSEVIVLNVSHLTLSLSFLALVLVFNAQKYLYKTIAIVRQFDLEFFSTPKDVLDYVNSYDEGERQANLEQSFRILFQLNQYVLPGLYFLIGIFSLLTGEIQLLAFLLVGAIHIYINVMQLPMVKRYFK
- a CDS encoding CPBP family intramembrane glutamic endopeptidase, yielding MKILKNLGWFLLAVLSFFFGYGLVQSMALSALGLGASIFGVLPLYVALSGAYVYGVYRWYQTEKVSIQTTAFNRYIWLPTLVLLVAITAQFFLPDDPSVNQQIVSQLTVAQPVFGFFMVVVFAPLTEELIFRGMLARYLFPKQTNSKQTALFLLVSSVLFALIHFPGTLQQFFVYASLGLSLGLAYVSRKGLLYSISLHALNNLIGFLMILML
- the aspS gene encoding aspartate--tRNA ligase, with amino-acid sequence MKRSMYAGRVREEHIGQEITLKGWVARRRDLGGLIFIDLRDREGIMQLVINPERVSAEVMATAESLRSEFVIEVTGQVAAREQANDKLATGAVELNVTALTVLNTAKTTPFEIKDGIEANDDTRLRYRYLDLRRPEMLENLKLRAKVTHSIRNYLDELEFIDVETPFLSKSTPEGARDYLVPSRVNKGHFYALPQSPQITKQLLMNAGFDRYYQIVKCFRDEDLRGDRQPEFTQVDLETSFLTEQEIQDITEGLIARVMRETKGIEVTLPFPRMKYDDAMALYGSDKPDTRFEMLLQDLTAVVKDVDFKVFSEAPAVKAIVVKGAADNYSRKDIDKMTEVAKQYGAKGLAWVKVVDGELNGPVAKFLTDIQAELTNALGLEDKDLVLFVADTLEVANATLGALRGRIAKELSLIDSDKFNFLWVVDWPMFEWSEEEGRYMSAHHPFTLPQDETAHELEGDLAKVRAIAYDIVLNGYELGGGSLRINQKDLQERMFQALGFSAEEANDQFGFLLEAMDYGFPPHGGLALGLDRFVMLLAGEENIREVIAFPKNNKATDPMTQAPSTVALKQLEELSLQVEEDETSKTN